The genomic DNA ACAGCTGCTCTGAATTTTTGTGTGTGCTTTCTTCAAGGAACATACAAGTGATGCTTTCAGCTATGGACCCGTAGTTTTCATCTCAATTGTCATACAGGTTCATGAGTACATAACACTTTTGATTCAATAATTTGTGACAAAATCTCTCAACTACTGCAAGTACTTCAGTACTAGATACAAATACAGATATATTTTATCATCTTAAGATGTAGTCAAACACAAATTATCTTCTAATTAACACAAAATGCTCCTGCCCATTTTTAATTACTTGTAATGTACCTACAAAGTTCTTTCATACAATTGTATTAGTTTTCATTCTTCTCAAAGACAAAGGAACAGAAAATTTACTGAATGTGTACAACATTCGTTTGCCACGGATTGTACGGTAAAGTCAAATGCAGAGGTGTTTCAACATGGTGCAGTGAGTAAGGATCTAAAAACTGACATTCTACAGATTTACTTCAAAGTAAAGAGAAAAAGTCGGGGTCAACCATATAAATTTTTGATACAAGAGAAAATTAtacacaatcaaaatttaccTTTGTATGACAATagcattcaaaatggccataatTCTTATCTTAAGTctgttgtgaaaaaaattaaatttcagagTTTTAAAACAAAGAGAGTGAAAACTTCTTTTACTCTACCAGCTTGAAATTTGAGTCTACACAAACAGCATATCAGCAAGGTATTGTACACAGTAGAGAATCTGAATGTCTTTCTGTatggtgcattctaccttttaGGGTGTTAGACACTGACATTCGAAAAAGCTGGTTCAGACACTACGTTTTTGGTAGTCTACAGGATGGAGATGTTGGATCGCAGTCCTTGTATTCTTTCAAGTTAGGATTATCCAAATCTCCTCTATTTTGATGATCTTTGGCTTCCAGATTGTCTGATGGTGGTCCTGTGGTCCTTATGCAGGCACATCTTGATTGGGTCGATCCGGGTTTGAAGAACAGTCTAGGCACACCGACCCAATCTCTCTCTATGCCACCACtgaaaaagatgacaaaacatTAACACCTAAGAAAATGTAAGGTTTTGAAACTTGTAGCACTGGTAATAGGGTACCTGATGACTGGTGTTATGCAGAGCTAGACTTCAAATCAACTTTTGAGTGTCATGGATGAAGCCTAATCTGATATTCTTTTCAAATTATAAACTTCAGGAATTACATAAAATTTGCAATCAATTATCACTTGAATAAACAGACACATGGTATTTATAAGAATACCTGGATGATACCGAGGACTATATACTGAGAGAGCCCAGTTAGGCAATTTGACACATCACAGCCTCTGGTGTACTCTTTCCTTAGACTCATTCAGgaattttttatatataattAAGTCAAACACAAGAAAGTTTAAAAGATTCTCAAGCTGACTTGAAAGTGTTCAGACAAATACAACATTGGTACTGCCTTACCTTCTGTTGGAACACCACACCCTGCCACCTTTTTGCTGGGTCCATTCTGAGTTACAAGGTGGGTATTTATTCTTGATCTCCTGGTCCTGACTCTTCTCCTCTTCACCCTTGGCAATCAGCGCCTCAACCCTGGCTAACTCTTCAGTGGGCTTACCATCTTTGTTGTAGTATCTACCCTGCAACTTCCCTGCAAATttggtgagaaatgcagtgGTATAAGCGGTTATACATATACAGGAGATGTTGCCAAGAGCAAAGTATAGGGGCACTGCCGAAATGATTATAAACATTACCTTGTAAGTGCTCTTTAACTTAAATTGCGAAGTAAGAAAATACGCTTGGAGACTAAAAATATCCGAGATACAGTTTGGTTCTTCAAATTGCTTTCATTTCCTGTCTAAGAATTTAAATCTTCAACACATCAACCAATCATATCAACACATCACatcaatttgatatttattttaagtTGTTCATATACCAGGTTAAATTCTCTATTTTTTTGGATAGACGTACCAAAGTGACTCACATAAAAAGACTTTTCTTCTTTATGTCAGTTGCTACACATGTATACTACCTGTTGGactttgacaatattttacagGTGAGAATCACAGTTCACCGTAAATTCTCTTACCGACATATATGTATTGTTTCTCATAGAAATCTACCCAAGATTTAACTTCCAGTCCTTGTGATGGTGTAAATCCAGATAGGTCATCAGTCAGACCCTTTTCAGTGAAATCACCGGTAACAAATGCCCTTGTACCATCCCTGCCTAGATAAAAGAATATCAAACATAGAATCTTGAAGAAAaggcatataccggtatatgcatgTATTACATATGATGCTCCATTTGGCCTAATAATGTCCCAGCCATGAAGGTGCGACATtggctttttctttattatcggataatatcgtctaaaatttcTAAGTTAGAGAGTTCCAGGAACATGATACCAAAGTGATCTTTTAGGGatatattatcgattttatccgataaaacagcgttTTTAGAATTTTCCACCCTTTTTAGAATTTTCCACCCATCtgcttctaatattagactcttaGAAGTTAgatgatattatcgattttatcggatattatccgcaTGTCAGGCATCTGCCTCTTAaaactcgtctaatattagactctaacttacaTTTTAgtcgatattatcgattttatcagatattatctgataaaacagCAAGTCGGGAATCTGCTTCTTGCCCACTCGGCttatattagactctaacttagattttagacaatattaccaaatttatctgataatatccgataaaacagcatttcGGACGTCAGTCATAcctcactcgtctaatattagacactaACATCTAATTTacagtctaatattagacgagtggggaagaggcagatgcccgacatgctctTTCATCGGATgttatcggataaaatcgataaaatgtctaaaatctaagttagagtctaatattagacaggTAGTGAAGTGGCCAATATATTATCCAATAAAAGAGcgtgtcgggcatctgcctcttctccactcgtctaatattagactctaacttagattttagacgatattatcgattttatcggatattatccaataaaacagcatatcggGCATCTGCCCCTTCCCCACTCATCTAATATTATTTGattctaacttagattttagacgatattatcgagtttatcggatattatccgataaaacagcatttcgggcatctgcctcttcctcactcgtctaatattagactcttactaagattttagacgatattatcgattttatcggatattatccgataaaacagcatgtcgggcactcgtctaatattagactctaacttagattttagacgatattatcgagtttatcggatattatccaataaaacagcatatcggGCATCTGCCCCTTCCCACTCATCTAATATTATTTGattctaacttagattttagacgatattatcgagtttatcggatattatccgataaaacagcatgtcgggcatctgcctcttccccactcgtctaatattagactctaacttagattttagacgatattatcgattttatcggatattatccgataaaacagcatgtcgggcactcgtctaatattagactctaacttagattttagacgatattatcgattttatcggatattatccgataaaacagcatgtcgggcatctgcctcttccccactcgtctaatattagactctaacttagataatattatccgataatgccTATAGTGCCAATGTCGCGGTATCCTCGTCCCAGCCAGACTAGCATATTTGGTATcacctctgtgtgtgtgtgcacacgGGCACGCTGCTTGTGTgcctgtttatatatatatatatatgtgtgtcatTTCAAAACGCACTCAGATTGTATACACTCCATCTGTTTATCTTAATggtatgaaaattacatttgtagCAAAGAAAAGCATCTTGGGTATTTGGTGACGGACCAGTTTAGTGATAATGAAGACATTGAGTGTCAAAGGAGAGCATTATATGTATCTGCAAATatgcttttgagaaaattttcattatgttCATTGAATGTAAAGTGTAACCTTTTCAAAGCATATTGTTACCAATTATATGGTGGTAATCTGTGGGTTAATTATACTGCTGGTGtcttgaaaaaatgaaagttgGTTACAATAATGCAGCTCGCATTTTTCTTGGCTATGAGAGACGCAGTAGTGCAAGCTCTATGTTTGTTTCTAATAGGATTGATAGTTTTGATGCTCTTTTACGAAAGCAAatgtatagtctgatgaaaagaatatcttacagtgaaaatacaattgtaaGAATGGTCAATGATGTACTGTTTTACAGTTCTGACTTGCGTAACCTGTGGAGAAAGTCGATCTTTCATGGTTAGTGAATGAATTTATATATGGATAGTATATCCAAcaccatttttctttttttgtatcacagtatctgtatttcctttgtgtaatttatatggACTAATGTTGTccgaaataaacaaataataataataaaaaaaaaaaaaaataataataataataataataataatatatatatatatatatatatatatatatatatatatatatatatatatatatgtgtggtatggtgtgtgtgtgtaatatatgtatatatataatatatatatttgtatttatgtatctaatttaattatgtatgtatacaaaCACAAACCACATACATCAATAAattaacaaaatattaatttctgtAATTGAAGTAATAATGTGTTCCATAATCCATAGGTATAGTGTAAGTGTGGAATACAGATAATATATAAATAGGGTAGATTTACATTACCTGAAAAGAATTCGTAACCACCACCGGGCCCATAATGCTTTTTGCCAGCAGACACATCAAATACTTTTCCTAATACAGCTACACACAGCCCTTTGCTACCGGGGCCACCTTTCAAATGCTTTAATTCTTCTAGAGTGAAAACCTTTGACACCTCCGACGACGTTTTCTTTTGGGATGAGCCGTCATACCCAAAGAGAAGTTTAACTTTTTGACCCAGGTCAATAAATGTCTCTTTAAACGCCTTTAACATCTCTGGGCGTTTGGTGAAATAGACGCCGCCTATAACAGCTAGTAAACCGATACATAAAGATAgataaagaaaagtttttatcGCCATATCGCAGGGGTCGAAAGTTACGTGAATTTTCTCCTGTATATGTATTCCGATTCGATCGATCCAGGGGAGGCACTTGCTACTTGTAGGATGCAGTTCTACGAGTGAGCCTTGCAACTTGTGCCGAAGGAAAGAACAATTTGGCTTTTGATCTGTAATCCGCTTTGTTAGCGTATGGTGTTACATAACTTATCACCTGTGTACCTTTTCATGTGTCCTTtcggaaaaaaatattgattgcTCCGCGTTTACTCCGAAGGGCGCTGACATATTGGATTGAGAACGAGGCTATGCTGCCGTAAAATGTTCTTGTACTGTTATTTGCACGGCAAATTTATGACTAATCCGCATGATATTCAGTATTTCGTAATCAAAATTTATGTTAATACTATAATGTTACAGAAGCAACTcagtgaaatgaaaaagtattgaCCTGTACACGAAAGAGAAGAGATTTATTGTTACTCATTAAATTGGTCTTGCGCAGTAGTCAATGTCTGCCAACCAGGAAGGCGAAAATGGCGGAAGAGTGGCGCACAGCACCGTTCCGACAAAAAGTGATGGCCCAAATGTAAGCAACCAGTCTTTTAGtgaacattttcacaaaatacccAAAAACTGCGTTTTGCAGACTTTTGCATGTTAAATTCATCGCTATCTTCAAATTAACCTTGTAAATATTTGTACACTCAAATGTCTTGTGTGTTTGTTGATCCTATAAGGCGCCCGAGTTGAAGGACTGTGTGATGGCGGCAATAACAACTTTTGAATTGCTTCATGTTCATTTTGTGTCATACTGAGAAATTTTGTTTCTCCTTGTGTTTGAAATTGTCGGTTACATCATTAAGTGGACCCCTGACAACTCACTGTTATTCTAGCATTACTGTACCCCAGATTCAGCCAGAGCATCGAGGTTGAACATTCATGGCCAGAATCTGAAACTATTTAAAAGCAGAACAATTTACTACTTGCTCAGAATAAGAGTGACGTTTTCATACTTAATTACGTCTAAGAACTCATCCAACGACCAAACTGACCACCGTTTAGTCTCAGTTTTGATGATGGCCTTAGAGTGTATTATTTAGACTTAGTTACATATATAATATTCATTCTCaagtatttacatgtaattattgGTGGCATAATGAAAAGGGAAAAATAAAGACCGGAGAGTAGTGATAACATATGCAATTTTGAGTGCTATGTAGTCTTAAGTATTGATTCTCTCCGTCAAATGTAATATTTAGTCTTAGTTACATAAGTGTTTATTCATTCATGGTATAAAAGGGAAAAATGAAGACCGAGGGAGAGTAGCTGacaatatatgcaattttgaatggGTAACACATCATCCTTATCCCTGATATCAATATCATTtctgcatggaggtagaaggaacCATCTTCTACTTCCATGGTTCCCCAGTCAATGACCCTAAATAAGTAAATGTGTTGCGTTGTCTGTGCATTGCATATTTGTTGTATGAGTAAATGAGTGGCCATGTAACAAATCTTTTGCAACAAAATTTCTTACAATGTGTTAAATGTAAGTGATGCTATAccaattacatgttttacattttattttagcAAAACTTATTTTGAAGTTGAAGCATAGCAACTCTGAAAGGaatattatttaaaattcaagagattTTGTTTGAAAGCAAGAAGTTCGGTTTGTTTTAAAATTGTACTTACACATGTTGAC from Ptychodera flava strain L36383 chromosome 12, AS_Pfla_20210202, whole genome shotgun sequence includes the following:
- the LOC139145309 gene encoding neuferricin-like, which translates into the protein MAIKTFLYLSLCIGLLAVIGGVYFTKRPEMLKAFKETFIDLGQKVKLLFGYDGSSQKKTSSEVSKVFTLEELKHLKGGPGSKGLCVAVLGKVFDVSAGKKHYGPGGGYEFFSGRDGTRAFVTGDFTEKGLTDDLSGFTPSQGLEVKSWVDFYEKQYIYVGKLQGRYYNKDGKPTEELARVEALIAKGEEEKSQDQEIKNKYPPCNSEWTQQKGGRVWCSNRSGGIERDWVGVPRLFFKPGSTQSRCACIRTTGPPSDNLEAKDHQNRGDLDNPNLKEYKDCDPTSPSCRLPKT